One Lycium barbarum isolate Lr01 chromosome 5, ASM1917538v2, whole genome shotgun sequence genomic window carries:
- the LOC132639737 gene encoding uncharacterized protein LOC132639737 has protein sequence MPGIIQEKEIHSLWADEVEEKELNTGERQYEDGEQSNTDGDSKKELNTGENQQEHGEQGKTDEDSSKKDSVEEGTNTAEKGTSLRQVEIPDKEEVQKQNVHPVHDEHVDVDDTGLDGVKEATEGSPSVIIHNPEQREGKVQENVQSIEATVVDVTSDKMKEQVYVEQDADPPDHSSSEKAMVISHTDHQQVTFCRKSSPIKELHDLISHNIDGLEVEEDVRDLLKEDKEENIKKNKENILKQADISPNSKSNNKRSEESEEECY, from the exons ATGCCAGGCATTATTCAGGAAAAAGAAATTCATAGCTTATGGGCTGATGAGGTGGAGGAAAAGGAATTGAATACAGGAGAAAGGCAATATGAAGATGGAGAACAAAGTAATACTGATGGAGACTCTA AAAAAGAATTGAATACAGGAGAAAACCAACAAGAACATGGAGAACAAGGTAAAACTGATGAAGACTCTAGTAAAAAGGACAGTGTGGAAGAAGGCACCAATACAGCCGAAAAGGGAACAAGTTTGAGGCAAGTAGAGATTCCAGACAAAGAGGAGGTGCAAAAACAAAATGTTCATCCAGTTCATGATGAGCATGTGGATGTTGATGATACAGGATTAGATGGAGTAAAAGAGGCTACAGAGGGTTCTCCCTCAGTGATAATTCATAATCCTGAGCAAAGAGAAGGAAAAGTGCAGGAAAATGTGCAATCAATAGAGGCAACAGTAGTGGATGTCACAAGTGACAAGATGAAGGAGCAGGTGTATGTGGAGCAAGATGCAGATCCACCAGATCATTCTTCCTCAGAAAAGGCAATGGTGATTTCACATACTGACCATCAACAGGTGACATTTTGTAGAAAATCTTCACCAATCAAAGAACTACATGACCTGATCTCTCATAATATAGATGGCTTGGAAGTAGAGGAGGATGTCAGAGATCTCCTTAAAGAAGACAAGGAGGAGAATATTaagaaaaataaggaaaacatTCTTAAGCAGGCTGATATATCTCCTAATAGCAAGTCTAACAATAAAAGGTcagaagaaagtgaagaagaatgCTATTGA